Proteins from a single region of Carassius gibelio isolate Cgi1373 ecotype wild population from Czech Republic chromosome A5, carGib1.2-hapl.c, whole genome shotgun sequence:
- the LOC127988496 gene encoding uncharacterized protein LOC127988496 gives MSNLEEIRLTISSSLPGISDETLQKCIHGLSAIGVETKDDLQYVKEEDLMEFLRPIQCRKLLNAWKNEEQSSSSTPQRSSCQVLSDISSPGSESSSSTPSCSTACFSASCAWAETFKVPWEVMPSEIKLAIANKKRPSPADRRKLVRMLVDNMQKHEVNPTKAQCQIVVQNIVKQYPDSFADVLSDGTKIGSGYASLLLQVKTRVEHVNRNNTLARRRKERLRSSCKTICQSSRRLADQYGCVSWQPEEFPAGENDDTLEEKRKQMVLLHSTEGMSGANRGELHKLMEVTYYRQRRDINATPPLSELKNSWPYLFSLKGIFLHFQLLTDISLLQKIMESIEGKGKRILRFFQEKPTNKEVCAVLSKYQEGNSLVLCILKLLMAHFKERTESLLIEADAAATAAEMEREGLPDSPALIIQGESMTPSKWMLSVEREVVLGPFSEAFVEGLAALFATYYNLNLAYQDDAACTLEFIQRGLVGINPEAGSKVAAGKRDKKMHGMNPHVCTLLRKLMDFEWLVI, from the exons ATGTCTAATTTAGAGGAAATAAGACTTACCATCTCCTCTTCGTTACCTGGTATCTCTGATGAAACGCTTCAAAAATGTATCCATGGTCTTTCTGCTATTGGTGTTGAGACAAAAGATGACCTCCAGTATGTCAAAGAAGAAGACCTCATGGAATTCCTCAGGCCAATACAATGCCGCAAACTACTGAATGCATGGAAAAATGAAG AACAATCCAGCTCCTCGACACCCCAACGTTCATCGTGTCAAGTTCTTTCGGATATATCAAGCCCAGGATCAGAGAGTTCAAGCTCTACACCATCTTGTTCTACTGCTTGCTTTTCAGCTTCTTGCGCCTGGGCTGAAACCTTTAAGGTGCCTTGGGAAGTCATGCCTTCCGAAATTAAACTGGccattgcaaataaaaaaagaccatCACCAGCTGATCGAAGGAAGCTAGTAAGAATGTTAGTGGATAACATGCAAAAACATGAAGTAAACCCAACAAAGGCACAGTGTCAGATCGTAGTGCAGAATATTGTTAAGCAGTACCCGGACAGCTTTGCTGATGTTCTGTCTGATGGAACAAAAATAGGTAGTGGGTATGCCTCTTTGCTCTTGCAAGTCAAAACCCGTGTGGAACATGTAAACAGAAACAACACGTTAGCTCGTCGGAGAAAAGAACGACTACGATCATCGTGTAAAACCATATGTCAGAGCTCACGAAGACTGGCTGATCAATATGGTTGTGTCAGTTGGCAGCCTGAGGAGTTTCCTGCAGGAGAAAATGATGACACTCTAGAAGAGAAGCGCAAGCAAATGGTGCTGCTTCATTCTACTGAAGGAATGTCTGGAGCCAATAGAGGAGAACTTCACAAGTTGATGGAGGTCACATATTACCGTCAGCGCCGTGATATAAACGCCACTCCACCACTTTCTGAACTAAAGAACTCATG gccttacctGTTTAGTCTGAAGGGGATCTTTTTACATTTCCAATTGCTTACTGACATCTCACTGCTTCAAAAAATCATGGAGAGCATTGAAGGGAAAGGAAAGAGGATTCTAAGATTTTTTCAAGAAAAGCCAACAAACAAAGAGGTGTGTGCTGTTCTGTCAAAGTATCAAGAGGGAAATTCTCTGGTCCTGTGCATCTTGAAACTCTTAATGGCCCATTTCAAAGAGAGAACAGAATCACTTCTAATTGAAGCTGAT GCAGCAGCAACTGCAGCCGAGATGGAAAGAGAGGGATTACCGGATTCACCCGCACTGATCATCCAAG gtgAATCCATGACCCCAAGCAAGTGGATGTTGTCCGTCGAGAGGGAAGTTGTCCTGGGCCCGTTTTCAGAGGCATTTGTTGAGGGCCTGGCAGCATTGTTTGCGACCTATTACAACTTAAATCTTGCTTATCAGGATGACGCTGCATGCACGCTGGAATTTATTCAGAG aggACTTGTGGGCATCAACCCGGAAGCTGGATCAAAAGTTGCTGCTGGAAAGCGAGACAAGAAAATGCATGGAATGAACCCACATGTATGCACACTGTTGCGTAAACTAATGGACTTTGAATGGCTTGTcatttaa